TGGTGCCGTACTTCGGCTACGCGCGGTCGGACAAGCGCGAAGGCCGCCGCGAGCCCGTCACCGCCAGTCTCGTCGCGACGCTGATGGAGGCGGCGGGGATCAGCCAGGTGCTCACCGTGGACATCCACTCGGCGCAGATGGAGGGGTTCTTTCGCATTCCGATGGACACGCTGTCGGCGGTCGGGCTGCTGTGCGATGCGCTGAGGGGGCGGCTGCCGGAGGGGACGACGGTGGTGTCGCCGGACGCGGGGCGGGTGAAGACGGCCTCCGAGTTCGCGGAGCGGCTGGGGCTGCCGCTCGCCG
The sequence above is a segment of the Longimicrobium sp. genome. Coding sequences within it:
- the prs gene encoding ribose-phosphate diphosphokinase, encoding MTEDAILFGGTANPALAEAVARELGIPLAPCTVERFPDGELSVSLGRSVRRREVFVLQATAPPVNDHLMELLSFADACRRSAAARVIAVVPYFGYARSDKREGRREPVTASLVATLMEAAGISQVLTVDIHSAQMEGFFRIPMDTLSAVGLLCDALRGRLPEGTTVVSPDAGRVKTASEFAERLGLPLA